In Armatimonadota bacterium, the DNA window TGAAGCGCAGCTGGTCGTCGGAGGCCTGTTTGTAAAACATCTCCTCCAGCCCGTCGATGGACACCCGCACGTAGGGATAGGCGCCCACCCGCAGGGCTTCCGCATAGACCGCCCGGATCAGCGGCGCCGCCAGGGCCGGGCCGGCGATCCGGAACAGGTCTCCCCGCTGGAGGCGCAGCGAGTAGTGCACCAACACGTCGGCCATCTTCTGCACGCGCGGGTCCATGCTCACCCCTCCCGGGTTCCCTCGGTCGCGGCTCGTCAGGTTCATCCGCCCCGGGTATCCATCCTAATGGCCGCGCCCCACCGCGGGAAGGCGCCGGGCTTTACCTGCCTGGAGAGTGTAACGTCGTCCGGTCCCGCCGGTGCCTCCTAGCGGGCCGTCCGCAGCCAGGATCCCGCCCACAGCAGAAAGATCACGGGCAGGACGAACGACCCCACCACGAGCGCTGTCGAGCCCGGGATGATGGTCGTCAACGCCGTGAGGATCCCGGCGACGACCCCGTACCAGCCCAGGGCGCTCGCGCCGCCGGCGACCAGCGCCCACCCGGCCAGCAGGATGGTCAGGCCGGTGAAAAGATTGCCGAAGCCGTCCAGGGCGATGCTCAGCGCGTTGGTCGCCACCCAGGCGTGGGACGCCGCCACCTGGTCCATGGCGGCGCGGGCGACCACGGCCGGCACGGCCCCCCACCACACCAGGGCCCCCAGCCCGTGGCCGGCAATGCCCAGCAGCCCGAAATACAGGACCCCGGTCGCGCGGGTCGGTGCGCGCTCCCGCAGCCGGCCGGCCAGCCCGGCCACGAAGAAGGTCGCCAAAACCACGGTCACCGCCGCCAGGACGGCGATGGCCCGCAGCCGGGCGGCGTTCTCAGTCACGTAGGGCAGCGCCTTCGCCGGGTCAGCGAACGTTTGCGG includes these proteins:
- a CDS encoding DUF4386 family protein; its protein translation is MVPRQQTAGMLGMLAGLSLAVLFVVYITSGASPQTFADPAKALPYVTENAARLRAIAVLAAVTVVLATFFVAGLAGRLRERAPTRATGVLYFGLLGIAGHGLGALVWWGAVPAVVARAAMDQVAASHAWVATNALSIALDGFGNLFTGLTILLAGWALVAGGASALGWYGVVAGILTALTTIIPGSTALVVGSFVLPVIFLLWAGSWLRTAR